One Ranitomeya imitator isolate aRanImi1 chromosome 1, aRanImi1.pri, whole genome shotgun sequence DNA window includes the following coding sequences:
- the LOC138680701 gene encoding olfactory receptor 5G29-like, translating to MSVNNQTAVVEFLLLGFQNLHAFKFLLFSLLLLVYVVSLGGNLLIITLVLLSNLLRSPMYIFLSQLSFCDTVFASNILPNMLRVILQEGSRLSVAGCIAQYHVFGFLATTESFLLTVMSFDRYVAICNPLRYAAMMNSSLQVFLVSSSWFLSLVISLTSLFLICRLQFCGSNVIDHFFCDVAPLLELSCSDTAIIKIEIYVCSIPVVLFPFLFILGSYISIFMSIVRISTTSGRQKAFSTCSSHLTVVSLYYGTLFAVYVVPTSVSSLNLNKILSLLYTVVTPMFNPIVYSLRNQEIKSTLEGHVFGRHSRY from the coding sequence ATGAGTGTGAACAATCAAACAGCAGTTGTCGAGTTCCTCCTCTTAGGATTCCAGAACCTTCATGCTTTTAAGTTTCTTCTATTTTCATTGCTCCTCCTAGTTTATGTTGTATCGTTGGGTGGAAACCTCCTGATCATCACTTTGGTTCTGCTCAGTAACCTTCTCCGATCTCCTATGTACATTTTTCTCAGCCAATTGTCCTTCTGTGACACAGTGTTTGCCTCCAACATCTTACCAAACATGCTGCGGGTGATACTACAGGAAGGCAGCAGGTTGTCCGTCGCAGGCTGCATCGCCCAGTATCATGTTTTTGGTTTCTTAGCAACTACGGAGTCATTTCTTCTCACAGTCATGTCCTTTGATCGCTACGTGGCCATATGCAATCCATTACGGTACGCAGCGATGATGAATTCAAGTCTTCAAGTTTTTCTTGTGTCTTCTTCTTGGTTCCTTAGCTTAGTCATTAGCTTGACTTCACTTTTCCTGATCTGTAGGCTCCAGTTCTGTGGATCCAACGTGATCGACCATTTCTTTTGTGATGTGGCTCCTCTTCTGGAACTTTCTTGCTCAGATACTGCTATCATAAAAATCGAAATATATGTGTGCTCCATCCCCGTAGTGCTGTTTCCATTTCTGTTCATATTGGGAAGCTACATCTCCATCTTCATGAGCATTGTACGGATTTCAACCACCTCTGGAAGGCAGAAGGCTTTCTCCACCTGCAGCTCACATCTAACTGTAGTATCCTTGTATTATGGAACACTATTTGCCGTATACGTGGTACCCACTAGTGTTTCCTCACTGAACCTTAATAAGATCTTGTCTCTGTTATATACTGTGGTCACCCCCATGTTCAATCCTATTGTCTACAGTCTGAGAAACCAAGAGATAAAAAGCACATTAGAGGGCCATGTATTTGGCAGACATAGCAGATATTAA